From a single Pochonia chlamydosporia 170 chromosome Unknown PCv3seq00010, whole genome shotgun sequence genomic region:
- a CDS encoding glucokinase (similar to Metarhizium acridum CQMa 102 XP_007807573.1): protein MTEFLTLSEENPINEEGTTAGHHKHPNHSWVLFVSGPTASGKSSVADFLATNLEAHFIEGDDLHPKANVGKMHKGEPLNDSDRQGWLEAISEQASGYEKEHNTKRHLIITCSALKRSYRELLRESCDRAGYSIVHFIHLDAPESELRHRAETRHGHFAKSNLVHSQFQTLERPGIEETDVTMISVVPPLEEVQNVALDSFSKILAHKKAQG, encoded by the exons ATGACAGAGTTTCTGACACTATCTGAAGAGAATCCCATCAACGAGGAGGGTACAACGGCCGGTCACCACAAACACCCGAATCACTCATGGGTCCTGTTTGTTTCAGGACCAACTGCTTCAGGGAAATCTTCAGTGGCAGACTTTCTTGCGACAAATTTGGAAGCTCATTTTATTGAGGGAGACGAT CTTCACCCCAAagccaatgttggcaaaatGCACAAAGGGGAACCACTAAATGATTCCGACCGTCAAGGTTGGCTCGAAGCCATCTCTGAGCAAGCCTCGGGATATGAAAAGGAGCATAATACCAAGCGGCACCTTATTATTACTTGCTCGGCATTGAAACGAAGTTATCGCGAACTATTGAGGGAAAGCTGCGACCGTGCTGGTTACTCAATTGTGCACTTTATCCATCTCGATGCACCAGAGTCAGAACTGCGACACCGAGCAGAGACGAGACACGGTCATTTCGCCAAGTCAAACCTTGTACACAGCCAGTTCCAGACGCTGGAGCGACCAGGGATCGAAGAAACCGACGTCACGATGATCAGCGTAGTACCCCCGCTAGAGGAGGTCCAGAATGTAGCATTGGATTCTTTTTCAAAGATTCTTGCTCACAAGAAAGCGCAGGGGTGA
- a CDS encoding short chain dehydrogenase/reductase family protein (similar to Metarhizium acridum CQMa 102 XP_007814061.1): protein MQSALPQVFGPEKVHPENLVGHVAVITGGSSGIGYEVSRALAHAGCRVIIVGRSEEHGQTAIGEISKDNPDADITWKECDMGNLSQIQSVFTDIRESLERLDYLVLSAGINANQYGLGDDGIERVFAVNYLAQYYAVNQLWPRLRKTSLMPGVSDPRVVAISSQLHQQAPNHVKFDSMDDINNPNLSPVELYGRSKLALNLFIRFGLLERVIKPTSDSIYALAVHPGAVNTPMQEQWKDAYPGITGKLLSYALKAISRDPEQGSYSTLWALTSSEIDEKGQNGVYFSDPGKRGDESEQARDGKLGAELWQLSEKIIKDKLGDDALTSWETRGGS, encoded by the exons aTGCAGTCAGCTCTTCCCCAGGTTTTCGGACCTGAGAAGGTCCATCCAGAAAACCTCGTCGGTCACGTTGCCGTCATTACCGGAGGTTCTTCTGGAATTGGATATGAGGTCAGCCGAGCGCTGGCACATGCTGGATGCagagtcatcatcgtcggcCGGAGCGAGGAGCACGGCCAAACAGCCATTGGAGAGATAAGCAAGGACAATCCAGACGCGGATATTACTTGGAAGGAATGCGACATGGGAAATCTTTCTCAAATTCAATCTGTTTTCACGGACATCCGCGAGTCTCTTGAACGCCTGGACTATCTCGTCCTGTCTGCAGGCATTAATGCGAATCAGTACGGCTTAGGTGACGACGGAATCGAGCGTGTTTTCGCAGTTAATTATCTCGCGCAATATTATGCTGTCAATCaactttggccaagactcaGGAAGACCAGCTTGATGCCAGGGGTTAGTGATCCTCGCGTGGTTGCCATATCCAGTCAACTGCATCAGCAAGCACCAAATCACGTCAAGTTTGATTCAATGGACGATATCAACAATCCTAACCTCAGCCCAGTAGAGCTTTatggcagaagcaagcttGCGCTTAACCTCTTCATCCGGTTTGGGCTGTTGGAGCGAGTAATCAAGCCCACGAGTGATTCTATATACGCACTGGCCGTGCACCCAGGCGCT GTCAACACTCCCATGCAAGAGCAGTGGAAGGATGCCTACCCGGGAATTACGGGGAAATTACTTTCATATGCTTTGAAAGCAATAAGCAGAGATCCTGAGCAAGGTTCATACAGCACACTTTGGGCTCTGACCAGTTCTgagattgatgagaaggGCCAGAATGGGGTGTATTTTTCGGATCCTGGGAAGCGAGGAGATGAAAGCGAACAGGCGCGTGATGGGAAATTGGGAGCCGAGCTTTGGCAATTAAGTGAGAAAATCATCAAGGATAAATTAGGTGACGATGCCCTCACATCGTGGGAAACAAggggaggaagttga